Proteins encoded within one genomic window of Arachis ipaensis cultivar K30076 chromosome B08, Araip1.1, whole genome shotgun sequence:
- the LOC107611397 gene encoding 3-ketoacyl-CoA synthase 5-like, which translates to MEPISEQSHASLLSKLLLSKLSHIMWSCTLFFVASSELFLILQKLEPKLHFLPLCFLLICFLLKWLLSRPSPVYIVDFSCLKPPNHCRVPFAAFIENASQFKLFEPKSLTFMAKALQASGQSENTYLPSPLHFIPPKTDQNEAIREVHKLLFPIIDDLFAKTNVSPIDIDILIVNCSCFCPSPSLSSIVINKYSMRSDIKSFHISGSGCSASALGIDMAQRLLRVHKNSTAMVLSTEILSTGWYTGNEIPKLILNCIFRMGSAAILLSNKNQLKKNAKYRVLRTLRTQSAFLDDGYLSAILEEDSVGKRGFSVRKNVLHVAREALRKGIYVPNFMSVIQHICLPCTGMSVIRETGKALRLSERDIEPALATMHRFGNQSSSSLWYELAYLEAKQRVKKGDTVWLLGMGSGPKCTTVLLKSVTLLSGEPKNGPWADCTLHYRPGENVKIIHHLDEQI; encoded by the exons ATGGAACCTATTTCCGAGCAAAGCCATGCTTCTCTCTTATCAAAGCTTCTCCTCTCAAAACTCTCACACATCATGTGGTCTTGTACCCTCTTTTTTGTTGCATCTTCTGAACTGTTTCTAATCCTCCAAAAACTGGAACCCAAGCTCCATTTTCTGCCTCTATGTTTTCTACTTATCTGTTTCCTATTGAAGTGGCTTCTCTCAAGGCCTTCTCCCGTTTACATTGTTGACTTCTCATGCCTTAAACCTCCTAACCATTGCAGAGTGCCATTTGCGGCATTCATTGAGAACGCTTCACAGTTTAAACTCTTTGAACCAAAAAGCTTAACTTTCATGGCCAAAGCCCTCCAAGCTTCTGGACAAAGCGAAAATACTTACCTTCCCTCTCCATTACACTTCATCCCTCCAAAAACAGACCAGAACGAAGCCATTAGAGAGGttcacaagcttctcttccccATCATTGACGACCTCTTCGCAAAAACCAATGTTTCACCAATTGACATAGACATACTCATAGTTAACTGCAGCTGCTTTTGTCCCTCTCCTTCTCTGTCCTCCATTGTCATCAACAAGTACTCCATGAGAAGCGACATCAAGAGCTTCCACATCTCTGGTTCGGGTTGCAGTGCAAGTGCACTCGGCATAGACATGGCTCAGAGACTTCTGAGAGTACACAAGAACTCAACCGCCATGGTTCTAAGCACAGAGATTCTGTCAACAGGTTGGTATACCGGCAACGAGATACCCAAGTTGATCCTCAACTGCATCTTCCGGATGGGAAGCGCAGCCATTCTTCTCTCCAACAAGAATCAGTTAAAGAAAAATGCAAAATACAGGGTTCTTAGGACACTAAGAACCCAAAGCGCCTTCCTAGACGACGGTTATCTTTCTGCTATATTGGAAGAAGATTCCGTCGGAAAACGCGGATTTAGCGTAAGGAAGAACGTGCTTCACGTGGCTCGAGAAGCCCTTC GCAAAGGGATTTACGTTCCGAATTTCATGAGCGTGATACAACATATTTGCTTGCCTTGTACGGGCATGAGCGTTATAAGGGAAACGGGAAAAGCGCTGAGGCTTTCTGAAAGAGATATTGAACCTGCATTGGCCACAATGCACAGGTTCGGGAACCAGTCTTCTTCGTCGTTGTGGTATGAACTTGCGTACCTGGAAGCCAAACAAAGGGTTAAAAAAGGTGACACTGTTTGGTTGCTTGGTATGGGGAGTGGTCCCAAGTGCACTACCGTGCTTCTCAAGTCTGTTACGCTTCTATCTGGTGAACCCAAGAATGGTCCATGGGCAGATT GTACTCTTCATTACCGTCCTGGCGAGAATGTCAAAATAATCCACCATCTCGACGAACAAATCTGA